The Carassius carassius chromosome 34, fCarCar2.1, whole genome shotgun sequence genome has a segment encoding these proteins:
- the LOC132115290 gene encoding rhodopsin, producing the protein MNGTEGDMFYVPMSNATGVVRSPYDYPQYYLVAPWAYACLAAYMFFLIITGFPVNFLTLYVTIEHKKLRTPLNYILLNLAISDLFMVFGGFTTTMYTSLHGYFVFGRVGCNLEGFFATLGGEMGLWSLVVLAFERWMVVCKPVSNFRFGENHAIMGVVFTWFMACTCAVPPLVGWSRYIPEGMQCSCGVDYYTRAPGYNNESFVIYMFIVHFIIPLIVIFFCYGRLVCTVKEAAAQQQESETTQRAEREVTRMVVIMVIGFLICWIPYASVAWYIFTHQGSEFGPVFMTLPAFFAKTAAVYNPCIYICMNKQFRHCMITTLCCGKNPFEEEEGASTTASKTEASSVSSSSVSPA; encoded by the coding sequence ATGAACGGTACAGAGGGAGATATGTTCTACGTGCCTATGTCCAATGCCACCGGCGTTGTTAGGAGCCCGTACGACTATCCCCAGTACTACCTGGTGGCGCCATGGGCATACGCCTGCCTGGCCGCGTACATGTTCTTCCTGATTATCACTGGCTTCCCCGTCAACTTCCTCACTCTGTACGTCACCATTGAGCACAAGAAGCTGCGTACACCTCTCAACTACATTCTGCTGAACCTTGCCATTTCCGACCTTTTCATGGTGTTCGGTGGCTTCACCACGACGATGTACACCTCATTGCATGGGTACTTCGTTTTTGGACGAGTCGGCTGCAACCTCGAAGGTTTCTTCGCGACCCTGGGTGGTGAAATGGGCCTTTGGTCCCTGGTGGTGCTTGCCTTCGAGAGGTGGATGGTTGTCTGTAAGCCCGTGAGCAACTTCCGCTTCGGAGAGAACCACGCCATCATGGGTGTTGTCTTCACCTGGTTCATGGCCTGCACCTGTGCCGTGCCTCCCCTGGTCGGCTGGTCCCGTTACATCCCCGAGGGCATGCAGTGCTCATGCGGAGTCGACTATTACACTCGTGCCCCAGGCTACAACAATGAGTCCTTCGTCATCTACATGTTTATCGTCCACTTCATTATTCCACTCATCGTCATATTCTTCTGCTACGGCCGTCTCGTTTGCACCGTCAAAGAAGCCGCTGCCCAGCAGCAGGAATCCGAGACCACCCAGAGGGCCGAGCGCGAGGTCACCCGCATGGTCGTCATCATGGTCATCGGCTTCTTGATTTGCTGGATCCCCTATGCCAGTGTGGCGTGGTATATTTTCACCCACCAGGGAAGCGAATTTGGACCTGTCTTCATGACACTGCCAGCCTTCTTTGCCAAGACTGCTGCTGTCTACAACCCCTGCATCTACATCTGCATGAACAAGCAGTTCCGTCACTGCATGATCACCACCCTGTGCTGTGGCAAGAACCCCTTCGAGGAGGAAGAGGGCGCCTCCACTACTGCATCCAAGACCGAGGCTTCATCTGTGTCTTCCAGCTCCGTGTCCCCTGCGTAA